One Desmodus rotundus isolate HL8 chromosome 4, HLdesRot8A.1, whole genome shotgun sequence DNA segment encodes these proteins:
- the UBE2K gene encoding ubiquitin-conjugating enzyme E2 K isoform X5: MTLRTVLLSLQALLAAAEPDDPQDAVVANQYKQNPEMFKQTARLWAHVYAGAPVSSPEYTKKIENLCAMGFDRNAVIVALSSKSWDVETATELLLSN; this comes from the exons ATGACTCTCCGCACGGTATTATTGTCATTGCAAGCACTGTTGGCAGCTGCAGAACCAGATGACCCTCAGGATGCAGTAGTAGCAAAtcag TACAAACAAAATCCTGAAATGTTCAAACAGACAGCTCGACTCTGGGCACATGTGTATGCTGGAGCACCAGTTTCTAgtccagaatatacaaaaaaaatagaaaatctatgTGCTATGGGCTTTGATAGG AATGCGGTAATAGTGGCCTTGTCTTCAAAATCATGGGATGTAGAGACTGCAACAGAATTGCTTCTGAGTAACTGA